GCCCTTGCGATGGCCTGCGGAGTAAAGGTAAAAGAGTTTTCCCGGGTGGTGCATTCCCATCCCACCTTCAGCGAAGCTTTAATGGAAGCCGTTCACGATGTTCACGGAGAATCAGTTCATAATGCTTAAAAATATTCTAAAGTGTATATACATATATAGTCATAAAAAGTTTTTCCAAACAGTATTAATATATAGAACAATTAGAAAATGAAACCACGCAGGAAAATTTAAGTAAGGATTAGAGAAAGGACGGTAAAAATGATAAAAACAGAAAAGGCGGAAGGAGTAGGCGCAAGGTATACGGAAATTAAAAGGAATGTATACCTTATAGTAAGCCTGGCTTTTATATTTACCATGTTTTTTAACGAATCGGGAGCTATTATTATACCTTATCTGGTGGAAAAATTTAAACTTTCATCCGTCCGGGCGGGCTTATTTTCTGCAGTATCTATGTACGTTGCAGCTTTTGCATCGCTACCGATGGGAATACTGGTAGACTATATCGGTCCCAAAAAAACCCTGACCCTTTCTTACACTTTAATAACTACAGGTTCGTTATTATTTGTGATTTTTAAAGATAGCTTCACCGGTCTACTTTTTGGGAGGGCCATACTGGCATTGGGTTTTTCTGCTACGGTGCCCGGTGTAATAAAGCTAATTGCGTTGTGGGAGAGTAAGGAAAGGTTTGCCTATGTGAACAGTTCTATCACAGCAATAGGAAGATCGGGAGCAATGCTCGCTACAACGCCACTGGCTTTAATGCTTTTAAGATTTGGATGGGGTAACAGCTTTGTAATTTTAACAATTTTATCTATAGTCATTACATTTTGTGTTTTCAATTATATAATAGACAATCCCTATGAAAAGGTTAACAATATTGAAGGAAAGCCCGTAAAGGTTTCCAATCCGTTAAACGGAATAAATCTTCTTGTTAGAAATAATCAGTTTTGGCTGTTTATTTTGTTTTCAATAATAAACATGTCTACTTACTCAGTTTTATTTTTAAGCTGGGGCGGGGTATTTTTAAAACAGGTTCTGAAAATTGATACGGTAACAGCGGCCAATATATTGCTTACGGGAACTTTCTGCACCCTTTTAGGTGCCTTTGCGGCGGGGTATTTAGCTACAAAATATGGCCCTAAAATTATAAACATCCTTGCTCATTCGTTAACCATATTCTTTCTCGTCCTGCTGGTATTAACATTAAAAAATATTCCGGTATTTATGCTGTACATAATTTATGGAGGATTTAGCTTTACCACTTCCTGTGTAATAAATTGTAACACCGCATTGTCGAGAATTCTGGCGGGGCAAAAGTACATTGCCTCGGCCGGCGGCCTTAACGGCCTGTTTACATCGGTAGTCGGAGGAGGATTGATGACCCAGCTTTGGGGGTATTTGATAAACAGGGGCGGAGGGTACAATTTAAACAGTTTCCTTTTGGCCATTAATGTTCAAATTATCCTGACAATAGCAGGGTTAGCAGCAATATTATTTATTAGGGAAGAGCCAATTATTAAGGAAGTTGATTAGGATGAAAGGGAAAATTGACGGTTAAAAATGAAGAGTTGCAAAGGGGAGGTGGGAAAAAATTTCCTTAAGGATTAAAAATTTTGAAATGGGGGTGTTAGAATGGCTTTCAAGACGGCAGAAGAACTTGCGAAGGAGCGACTTGCGAGGATTGAAGCTGCGATCAACCTTGAGGAGCCAGACAGAGTCCCCTATTCCGGTGTGGGCGGCGATGTTATAGCTGCCTATGCGGGAATTACCCAGTATGAATATTGTTTTGACTATGAAAAAACCCGCGAAGCCATAGTTAAATTCCATAAGGATTTTCCCTGTGACTGGTCCTTTGCTGCCGGTTTTACGGGAGTAGGCATACCCCCGCTATCCTTTGCTTTTGCTGAATACCCGGATGTGGTAATGGCTACCGGCGCTGCTCTTTACGGTACGGTACACGATATACTCGCAGATAAATGCACCAGGTATCCGGGCAGGGAACTGGATGTGGTTTGCTCTCCCCAGTTCATCGGTGGAACTTTTATGCAGCCTGAAGAATACGATCAGCTGATTGAAGATCCTGTTACATTCCTTGCGGAAACAATATTGCCAAGGGTTTGCAGAAATCTTGAAACACCGCAAAAAGCTATGACAGCAATGGTCAGGCTCGGGATTGAATCCCAAAGACTTTTCGCCTTTGTCCTGGGAGTAACCAGGGATTTAGAAGAACTCGGCTTTCCTTCCATACCTTTTACCCTTGGGTACGCGCCTTTAGATTTGATTGGTGATGGTCTGAGGGATGAAGTGAATCTAATGCTCGACTTAAAAAGGTATCCCGAAAAAGTAAAAATGGCGTGCAAAGCGTTGATCGAACCCATAATGCAGGCAGGGTTAGCATCTAAATCCATTGGGGTTAAATTGGCCTTTATCCCCCTTCATCTGAACGAATACCTTTCGCCAAAGCTTTATAAGGAATTTTACTGGCCGTATTTAAAGGAAGTTATACTGAGATTCTTAGATGAAGGGATTAAATCCTTTGTGTTTTTTGAAGGACGCCACGATGCTCATTTGGAAACCATTCTCGAGCTTCCAAAAGGCTGGGGGATAGCATATTTTGAAAAAACCGATGTAAGGAAAGCAAAAAAACTTTTAGAAGGGCATACCTGTGTAATGGGAGGTGTTCCTGTTAGTTTAATAGTGAGCGGGACACCGGAAAAAATAGATGCTTATGTGAAAAACTTACTGGATGAGGTAAAGCCCGGGGGAGGGTTTATACTTGCTCCCAGCGTAGGAATTGCTCCCAAGGATAC
This genomic window from Thermovenabulum gondwanense contains:
- a CDS encoding MFS transporter, with the translated sequence MIKTEKAEGVGARYTEIKRNVYLIVSLAFIFTMFFNESGAIIIPYLVEKFKLSSVRAGLFSAVSMYVAAFASLPMGILVDYIGPKKTLTLSYTLITTGSLLFVIFKDSFTGLLFGRAILALGFSATVPGVIKLIALWESKERFAYVNSSITAIGRSGAMLATTPLALMLLRFGWGNSFVILTILSIVITFCVFNYIIDNPYEKVNNIEGKPVKVSNPLNGINLLVRNNQFWLFILFSIINMSTYSVLFLSWGGVFLKQVLKIDTVTAANILLTGTFCTLLGAFAAGYLATKYGPKIINILAHSLTIFFLVLLVLTLKNIPVFMLYIIYGGFSFTTSCVINCNTALSRILAGQKYIASAGGLNGLFTSVVGGGLMTQLWGYLINRGGGYNLNSFLLAINVQIILTIAGLAAILFIREEPIIKEVD
- a CDS encoding uroporphyrinogen decarboxylase family protein translates to MAFKTAEELAKERLARIEAAINLEEPDRVPYSGVGGDVIAAYAGITQYEYCFDYEKTREAIVKFHKDFPCDWSFAAGFTGVGIPPLSFAFAEYPDVVMATGAALYGTVHDILADKCTRYPGRELDVVCSPQFIGGTFMQPEEYDQLIEDPVTFLAETILPRVCRNLETPQKAMTAMVRLGIESQRLFAFVLGVTRDLEELGFPSIPFTLGYAPLDLIGDGLRDEVNLMLDLKRYPEKVKMACKALIEPIMQAGLASKSIGVKLAFIPLHLNEYLSPKLYKEFYWPYLKEVILRFLDEGIKSFVFFEGRHDAHLETILELPKGWGIAYFEKTDVRKAKKLLEGHTCVMGGVPVSLIVSGTPEKIDAYVKNLLDEVKPGGGFILAPSVGIAPKDTPLENISALIEAVEKYGKY